A window of the Puniceicoccus vermicola genome harbors these coding sequences:
- a CDS encoding polysaccharide deacetylase family protein — MMKVVQCWDDGVNDDIRLIEILRKHEAKASFNLNPATHGDVREGWFSEKWNKKIDRLARSELESVYEGFTIANHSMSHPFPLKIPLDDWRREVIDARKILQDWFQDPIHGFVYPYGHHDPATADVVREAGHVYARTTLNATPCYPPADPMMFHADCHFHHPEFWERYSAAKASDCGVFYFWGHSFEICTEEQWQEFDSQIARITQDSDVVWAELPELFL; from the coding sequence ATGATGAAAGTAGTCCAATGCTGGGATGACGGAGTGAACGACGACATCCGTCTGATCGAAATTTTGCGGAAGCACGAGGCCAAGGCTTCTTTCAATCTCAATCCAGCGACTCACGGTGATGTGCGCGAGGGTTGGTTTAGCGAGAAATGGAATAAGAAGATTGATCGGCTAGCCCGGTCAGAGCTCGAGTCCGTTTATGAGGGGTTCACGATTGCCAATCACTCCATGAGCCACCCCTTCCCCCTAAAAATCCCTCTCGACGATTGGCGCCGGGAAGTCATCGACGCCCGCAAGATTCTCCAGGATTGGTTTCAGGATCCTATTCACGGCTTTGTCTATCCCTACGGCCATCATGATCCGGCCACGGCCGATGTCGTTCGAGAAGCCGGTCACGTCTACGCCCGGACCACATTAAACGCGACTCCCTGCTACCCTCCGGCTGATCCGATGATGTTTCACGCCGACTGCCACTTCCACCATCCGGAGTTCTGGGAACGCTACTCGGCCGCAAAGGCCTCTGATTGCGGCGTCTTTTATTTCTGGGGACACAGCTTCGAAATCTGCACCGAAGAACAGTGGCAGGAATTCGATAGTCAGATTGCGCGGATCACTCAGGATTCCGACGTAGTTTGGGCAGAGC